AAGAACAAGAGAAATATATGTTTAAAGAACTGAATTTGTATTCATATAAATGAATTTCTTTAATAGCACAAGATAATTGGAATAAAAACAAGTAAGATAGCAACAGAATAGGAATGctaaaaattcaataaatgtcTTATCATTGattaaaatacaaatgcaaatgagacaaatgtgaaaacaaatacaaagtaaaaactAGCAAGTTCAAGGAAAACTGAGTTCAGTCACAAAGCAAAGATTGGAAATATGTGGtgtattgcatgcatgtatattgtGAATCcatgagaaaaaaagatatttatgaCATTGTTTTAGTAAAAACAAATTGTTAAAAacatgtctcaagaaacaaaaatcttcaaTTAAGGTTTTTTCTTAACTCTGGAATTATAAATCCATATTACAACAAGAGCTACATAGGTGCACaaattttttagattaaaaaatacaaacacaaaagaatacatatttttgttttgtttcacataGAATAGATACAAATTGATTTtaacacaaaattgaaaatgaaatctgAAACCTTTAATAATATACTACAAAAGAAGACATATAAATTTTACAATTTCCAAGCATCAATTTGAAAGGCAGTTTTAATAAAGACAAGGTAGCTAAATAATTCAGgctttataataaaatgaaattattggaaaatatgaagatttttaaaaatacagattcaaAAACAATGATTAACAAAGTTGAAAGACATTGTGAGTGATGGTATCCTGTTCTATAATGATTTTACATAAGAACGAAAAATAGACTAAATTAAACTTACATAAAAACATATTGCAGAGATTGGCaacagatttttaattaaaataaatatgtagatgaatatttaaattgaattaatattataaacacacagaaaaatttaaaagtctttcacttccttggttaaGTTTAttccaagatttattttttaggctaatgaaaatgtgatagtttccctgatttctatttttgtgtgtttgctggAAGTATATAGTTAGAAGCTGACTATATGTGTTAGGTGGTTGTAGGTAGTATATAGTTAAAGACTGTGTATATTAAGTAATTGTTGTTGGTATAGAGTTGCAGACTGACTATGTGCATTAAGTGGTTGTTAGTGGTATACTTGGAGACTGACAGTCTGTGTTATCATTCTGTCCTGTTACATTGCTGATTATATCTGGTAGAATATTTAAGATCTTTTATGCATAGTCATTTCAGCTGCAAATAAGCatatcttgatttcttcctttttatttgtatcattttttctcttctacttGTCTTAGGACACTGATGAGCATTAAAAACAATATAATAGAAAAAGATGCAAATTTGAGTGTAAAAGTAGGCTGAGATGGATCTGAGAAGAGATGGAAGGATACCATGATAAAGATAATTTGTATGAaagtctcaaagaaataataaaatattattctaaaAGATTTAATCTAtgtaattaataaacaaatgatCTAGCAAAAGTCCATGTTTGTTCTCAGACTAAATATTTTTACTTGGCAAAATCACTCTAGAATTTGCCACTAAAATACAGAAGAGCAACTGTGTCAAGTCATTGTTAAAGGCATCAACATTGCACATGTGTTAGTAAGTGCTCTCTTGGACATGAGTAAGTGTAGGGTTGTACACTTTTCCTCACGGTAGCAGTTTCCCTTATGTTTTCACTTTAATTACTTTTTAgtttcaaatacataaaagtgTGAACATGTAAATTGATTTGTTTAGCcaaacaaatttcatttctaggctttgattttgtttttggcaAATCACTTGAAAGACCTCTTTAGCCTCTTGTAACAAGTGATTATTCTCAGCTTCACaactcagtttctccttttctttcttaaatagaATGTGAACTACTTCAAAGACACATGAAAAGGCACCTTGGATATTGAAAAAGAATATTGTAAGatcaaattttaaattgaaaaagcAAGACTAGCTACAGTGTTAGGCAATTACAAATATATGTCACATAGGTATGAATATTCCATGTAACTGGATTACATTATGCTTAGATTAAGGAGCTAATTCAGGAAAGTCAATGATATATGCTAGTGGCTTTTTGGAAAATGTTCTTGAAAGTAAGAGTTTTCTTTGTCTATTACTATACTGAGTCTCATGTATTTGGCAGATTATTCAAGTTTAAGCTACCATTTTAGTGATAATTGTTTTGTACCCAAGATGGTGGCTTCAGAGGAACATACAGTAACACAATGTTAACAAAGGCAAATAGTTTGAATTATTTTGGCTCTTAGTTTATATTTCAAAGTTATGATGTTTCAGGATACACACTGACACATATTAATGCAAATCAAAGAAAGATCTACAAGCATGCATGTATGgaagaaaataggaaaggaaTTCAGAGCTCTTCATAAGTATATTTAAGCAATTTCCACACACTCCTGTCCAAGAATAGTCTGTCCAGACTAGTCTAACCATCTGTCAACTTGGAGATATGATGAAGTTGCTATAGGACTGTGTTCCATCTAGTCTTGCAAACTGGTAGCCCACAGAAAGGCATAGAAACTATCCACAAAGACAAGAACATGAGTCTTCCTAGGTGGATCAAAGAATATGAGACTCTTACCTTTTAGTAAATACATGGACAACTCGATCTCTTATCTGCTTTGTTCTCACACCATAAATGATGGGATTAAGTGAGGGAGGAATGACCAAATAGAGGTTAGCAACAAGAATGTGAATGTAGTGTGGTATGTTGTGTCCAAATCGAtgagtgaggaaagagaaaactgatgggatataaaaaacacagagaacagCAACGTGGGAACCACATGTGCTCAGGGCTTTTAACCGTGCATGCTGAGATGGAAGTCTGAACACAGCACGGAGAATGTATCCATATGAGATGCCAATAAGGACAAggttcaaaagaaataaagaaaccacaaaaaGGCCATACACTGCATTGATATGGATGTTTCCACAGGACAATTTTGCAATGCCCATGTGTTCACAGTAGGAATGTGCTATTATATGAGCTTCACAAAATGGTAGGCGGTAAATGAGATAGATCATTGGACATATAAACAAGGCTGGACGGATTACAACACATATGCTGATGCCCAGCAGCACCCTAGATGTCAAAATGGTTGTGTAGTGTAGTGGAGCAGAGATGGCTATATAGCGATCAAAAGCCATAGCCATGAGAACCTCAGCCTCCATGCCAGTGAAGGCATGGATCAAAAACATCTGAGCCACACAGCCACCAAAGTATATTTCATGGGCATTAAACCAGAATATGCCAAGCATACGGGGCACAGAGGCTGTAGAAAGAGCCAGATCGACTGAAGAAAGGATGGCCAGAAAGTAGAACATGGGCTCTCGGAGAGAACGGTCTGTCTTGATAACTAC
The DNA window shown above is from Cricetulus griseus strain 17A/GY chromosome 3, alternate assembly CriGri-PICRH-1.0, whole genome shotgun sequence and carries:
- the LOC100761501 gene encoding olfactory receptor 52J3-like; this translates as MATHNRNITHPVTFFLLGIPGLEDIHSWISLPFCCIYLVALMGNTSILVVIKTDRSLREPMFYFLAILSSVDLALSTASVPRMLGIFWFNAHEIYFGGCVAQMFLIHAFTGMEAEVLMAMAFDRYIAISAPLHYTTILTSRVLLGISICVVIRPALFICPMIYLIYRLPFCEAHIIAHSYCEHMGIAKLSCGNIHINAVYGLFVVSLFLLNLVLIGISYGYILRAVFRLPSQHARLKALSTCGSHVAVLCVFYIPSVFSFLTHRFGHNIPHYIHILVANLYLVIPPSLNPIIYGVRTKQIRDRVVHVFTKR